The Vicia villosa cultivar HV-30 ecotype Madison, WI unplaced genomic scaffold, Vvil1.0 ctg.000320F_1_1, whole genome shotgun sequence region GCTCTGGTcacagtatattttatttggaAGTATTGTTCAGCAATTTTTGAGAGCTTGGACCATAATAGCAATGGTACCGATCAGATGCAAGTTCTTGATGGTAGCTGGGTATATTTTAGCACGCTTTATCAAATTTATCTAGTTTAAAAAGTTCTTTTTGGTATTTAGCTGTCAAGCAGTTTTTACCTTTTAGTTTTATGATGTTCGATAACATCTCTACTCATTCATGGATTATAGCATGTGTTGTTTGAGTTTGTTGCTGGTGACTGGTGTCCTGACTCTGAATGTGTTGATTATTTCATCTCATTgtatcctaattatttaatttctgaTAATGTGCAGGAGACAAGACTCAAAGAACTTTTTGATAGTATTCCTACCTTGGACGAGCTTCATGCTTTGGACGGAGAGGGTTACAGAGCCGATATCATTCTCGTGGATTTAGAGAAAGATAAAAAACTATCCATGTTGAAGCAACTGATTGTGGCATTAGTTAAAGGATTAAACTCAAATCCAGCTGCAATAATTAAGAAGATAGCTGGATTGGTATGTATTTACTCCATTCAATTATGCGAATTTTAGCCAGCTGCAACTTTGATTTGAAGAAATCATTTCATTATAATTATTAGTGCCAGGTCTTTTGATGGGCATTACAGGGATTAAATCAATCGTATGATGACCTTTTTTTAACTGCCTTCATTTATTATTTAGTTTACTTGCTAAACATATTTAAAGATGTTTTGCATTTATTTTGACTCTATTTTTTGGACAGGTTTCTGATTTTTATAAGCGACCCAGTGTGGAAAGTCCAGCAAAAGCCGCGTTCGATGAAACCTCTCACATTTTTGAGAATCGAGGTGTCCAGATGCTGGGGCAAATAAAGCATGGTTCATGTCGTCCTCGAGCTATCTTATTTAAAGTATTAGCTGATACTGTAGGTCTTGAAAGCAGACTAATGGTGGTAAGCTCTGATTTCTGTTGGTGAACTCAATTTCTGTGCCATACTGAGTAATAATACTCTTACCTGCTAGTGAAAAGAATTATTAGTAAATTTTCAATCTTGTTTACCAGTTTACTTCTCTCTTTTTACCTAGCAAGATAAGGACTTGAtatgttgttatgttgttgtCGTTATTCAATTTTGTTCAccattattattttacttttgaaGAATATGTCTTGTACCATTGTTTTCTTTACCAGGGCTTGCCAAATGACAGGGCTGTTGAATGCGTAGATTCATACAAGCATATGTCTGTTATAGTTGTATTAAATTCGACTGAAATGCTGGTTGACCTTATGCGATTTCCGGGTCAATTGTTACCAAAATCAATAAAGGCAGTTTTTATGAGTCATATATCCGCAGCAGGAGAGAGTGATTCTGCAGAAAACGATTCATGTGATTCGCCGTTAGAACCAAACAGTCCTTTATTTGGAGTTTCAGAGAGGTTAGTTCTCAACAGGTTTGAAAACTGTTGCTATTGTTGTTTGGGCTTACTATAGTTTTGTTTCCCCTCAgtttgattttggtccccctaatTTCAATTGTACAATGTTGTTGTAGTTTTCAATTGCTGCAATTAAGCTCTCTTGTTAGATTAATATAGATGCATGTGATACTGTGCTACATAATCTCCAGATCATCAAATTCAGTTAGCAAAGAGAATATGTGAAGCAAAATGGTATGACAATATCTAAATCAAACTGATTGGGGACTTGAACTATAACAAACATGAGTTTAATAACTGAGGATAACACATTTGCAAATGGGAATATGAGCAAAATCAGATTTAGTGAAATTCAGATGCCTAAAAgtatcataactcataaatcctTTTGCTATCTACTTTTGATTTCAACCGCTAATGATGCACTTACCATGCAATTGTGAAGTTGATCTTACATTGAACATCTCATAAAATATATCCTTCCTGTATTTCATTTAGTGAATTGTGAGAATATAGGTACAAAACCTTTAGGCCTCTATCATTATAACTGTTCTTCCAGCTACTAGAGTTGTCAACTGATTGATATTGGTCTACTTTGTCCCCTCTTACAGTACTGAGAAGGAGGAAAACCTTCAATTCTATAAAAGATTTGAAGCATCTTCAAATGTAACAGGCCTTTCCCTGAGAAATATGATGTTACGATCAAATAGCAGTTTGAGGTATTATTTCCCATTGCTTATCCTGATATGTTTCGTGCTCCTTTTCCTATTGTTTTCATCTCTTCTTCACTCACAGCTTCACTATTGTTAgggtcaattttttatatttaagaaaCTCTGTTTTACTAGAATCTTTAAAAATGCACTGTACTAACTATTTCTTGTTAAATGATTCTGCCAATTATCTCAGTTTGTCTCATAGTGAACCCAATATTACAACTTCATTTGGTCGGCGCAGTCGGAGAAAGGTTATTGCTGAGCAGAGGACAGCTAGTTCAAGGTtattcataattccttttatttctCTTGGAGTGATGAATATGCATGCTAGGTTTTGGTTCAGTACACATAATCTGTATCATTCCtaacctttgttttgtttttctaaactttgtcAATCATGGTTCTTAAAAGTTTAAAGATTTTAGTTTGATTTTTTATATACAGCCTTTCGCTTATCTTGTATGGCAATATTGGTATCTTGACTCCGATTTGCATTTTTTCTCTTGGTCTCTGAGTATCTGAAGTTTTATACTGCTGATAGAGCCTAGATATTATTGACACTACAACTTGTAACTAGGACATGTCAGTTTTGTCTTTCtaactgatatatatatatatatatatatatatatatatatatatatatatatatatatatatatatatatatatatatatatatatatatataattttgtgaaCTTAGTGGCAATGGTATCTAAGCAATCTCCAAAAATCACACAtaacaattttaaatttattgcGAGTCCATTCGTGTTTCACATATTTGGATAAGCCTTCTATAAAAGCAGTTTGTCTTTAAACTAAGCATATAAAGGTGTATCCACCATTAATTTGATTCAAAGGGCATCATTAACTTAACTCGCTAAATTTTAAAGGTTGATGATACTTGATGCCCTAACTTTCTCTTTCAAGTGTAGCTTTCCCCCAATATTTCTAGCTACAACATGGTAATTGTGTTCCTTATTTGTCCATGTACATGTTGTCTTTTAACATATAGTGGGAATGTACTTAAACAATCTCTAAATTGTACGCACTAacttaaaaatttaaaagttcaTGGTCTGTCTTCTGATGTTTGAAATATTTATGATTTTGCAGTCCAGAACATCCATCATTTCGAGCACGTGCACGGTCCATGCTTAGTGGCGATAGGACAGAATTTAGAGATTTTGCCGATGACCAGGCTACATCAAGGTTTTTACCATTAGGGGCCCCTTAATGTTTGCTTATATTCTATAATATCTGTTTAGTTATAAGGCCTTGCATGTTTTTGTCAGCATTATCATACTATAAGTTTATTTGGTCTGGTGTTTGGAATTTCCAAACCTGGGTTTTGGCAAAAGTTAAAAGAGACAAGCTTTTGTGAACACAAACCTTGGCAATGTACAAATACACCTGAATTTGCACTCTATTGATTGGCTGCTAACTATTTGTTTTTGTGGATTGCTACTATGTTTGAATAAAAACAATTTGCTAACAATCTTTTCTTTATCCAAGCTTGTACTTTCATGTCAtgttttcacttttattttattattatgaaacTAATTATCAATTTATGTGACTGATAACTAATATTTACCTATATGATGCAAACATAGTAATATACACAAATCGTATGCGCAGTCCTTTATCAATTGATTTGCTACTTGAGGCGTAATCAAACTCATTAAAGAAAAATCTATGATGAAGTTCATCGAAACAAATTTATGAAACATGAGATCCTTTTTTTCGTTTGTGAGGAATCCACTTGAGCTATGGAATCTACAAATTTGATATTTTAGTTATTTGCATTTTTTGTAGAGGCCACAAAATATTGTAAACAAGTAAGAGGTTTGCTTAAAAGCTTGTGTATTTATTCATCTTTAATATCTTCACGTTCAAAGTGTACCAGCTCAAGTCTGAAGTGCTTCCATCAAAACTGACAAGGCCTAAACAAGTaaataaaagtagaaaaaaaGAAAGACGTAAATTGTAATCACCTTTACTATCATCACTCTAGATTTGTTTTTCTCTGCTCATAAATTTGTTGTTCAAGTTGTTGCTTTGAgacattattttcatatttatgttCCTTGATGTGAGTGTTTCTTTCCGCTTCAAATAGTTTTGTTAAATTGGATGGGATTTTAAGGAATATAAGATAAGATTATGTTGGCTGACAGTTACTTTCCCTTGTTTACTGTATGCTATAAACATTTGTGGAATTATCTACCAATTTTTTTGTCCTTGTTCTTTATCATCTCATTGTGTAAATAAATGACTTATGAGGTGCTTATTCGTTTCTCAGATCCAGCTATAGATCAGATGGTGCATCCTCATCAGAAGTTCGTAGAATACGAAGACGAAGCATCAGCATTACGCCAGAGATTGGGGATGATATCGTAAGGTTGATTGTTGTTCCATAAAGCTTCTGGATTTGTATTTGCTTCTTTGTGGAGTGTGTCGCCCTTTGCATTGTGTGTTGCTTTTGAAATTGAGTAAATTTctgcttttttaattttttagctAGTTGTCTTCAACATGTTTCCGTTTGTTTTTTGGACATTTGAATGCTCATGTCAATTCCTTCATGTCTTAAAGGTGATAATTTCTCTTGATCTTTCTGTTAACTAAATATGCTCTTGCGAAGGTATCTAGTTAATCAACTCTTGATTTGTCAAAAAGTTTCAACATGTTATATTCTGCATTAGATTGTTCAAGATTAGgagttttgttttccttttctcttttagTTAGTTGTTGAGTTTTCTGTTAGGTTAATAAAGGATTCTGTTACAAATTTCAAAGTGTTACTCACATAATCTTATTGATCAgtaggaaaaagttttctgttaggTTAATAAAGGATTCTGTTACAAATTTCTAAGTGTTACTCACAAAATCTTATTGGACAGTAGGAAAAAAACTCTCTTGGGTCTCATCACTCATGAATGGTTGCAGATGATTAGGTCAGGAGACTGAGGACTAGTTATTTTTATCTGTCTGAGTAGGTTCAtaagattttggccacttggaGGCTGGAGTTAACATACGTGCAAACATAATGTCTTGTGTCATTTGAAGTTGGAATATGCTGCTGCTGCTTGCTTGTTACAGACATGTTTTGTTCACTGAACCATCTCCTGACTTTTAGGGTATTTATGGTTGCATAATACATCTCATCCCCCTAGACCTGTCAAGTTTTAGTGTGTGGGTGGGGGTTACGATCCTATTGAATTAATCTTCTTTTTCTTAATCTATTTCAACCAAGGAAATTTGGAGATTGCTTTTTGTGATGTGTGATGCATTCGCATGAGTGCAATACAAGACACTTTAGTTGCAATATTTATCGCCCGATTTTGTATGTGGGCATGTCATAGGGAGGGAGATAGACGACCTAGTAGAGGATTAAATCCTTAAGCTTTGTTTGTATTAGGATCTTAAAGTCCcatattggttggagatagagcattgaaaaagtatatatagagggacactcctcaccttatcaaccggttttgtaagaatgagttatgttaaactctaatatggtatcaaagCCTATCGATCGGATCATGGGCCGCCCaccgttaatatccacgcactggttggagatagagcattgaaagagtatatatagaggggcACTCCTCTCCTTACCAACCGATTTCATATTTTCTATAAATGCTTATATGCAAAAAATCAGGCTTTGGGTCCTGAGTGCATTTGCTTGTTCTTATTTTTAGAGTGTGTGAGTTGAGCCTAACTcttccctacaaaaccggctagtAAGGTTAGGGCTGCCCAAATCAACACAATATGAAGGTGTTGGAGGCTGCATTGAAGGCAAGCCATATGCTGCAATGAAGGTGTTGGGCCTCACGAAGCGTGGACGGTGTGGGATGCCCAACAAATGATatagcctaactcatccctataaatccggcttgtaaggtgagggCTCCCCAAGCTTTATAAACACTTCACAGGCCATATCTCTAAGTGATGTGGGACTAAATCCACCGCTTCAAATCCAACACAATAAAGGTGTTGGGCCTCACGAAGCGTGGACGGTGCGGGAAGCCCAACAAGTGATATAGCCTAACTTATCCCTAtaaaaccggcttgtaaggtgagggCTCTCCAAGCTTTATAAACACTTCACATGCCACATCTCTAAGTGATGTGGGACTAAATCCACCGCTTCAAATCCAACACAATAAAGGTGTTGGAGACTACAATGAAGGCAAGCCAAATGCCGTAATTTAGGAGACTAGGGGTGGATCTCAATGAAGGCAGAAATTCCAACACTTGTAATTCAGCTCAACTTCAAAATGAACTAATTTGATAGATTATTATGAGTAGAGGGCTATTATTTTATTTGCTCCTGCCTTGCTTGCTAAGTAACTAATGCCGAGAATACATGCTTATAAATTATAATACATACTTATGTTAGGTACATTAATGATCCTTTATATAAAACTTTCAATCTGCATGGTTATTTGTTGTATTAATAATGAATGTTATCTTTGTGCTTATTTATAAGTATTTCAAATGCGGATAACTCTTGATCTATTCATTGCAGGGCCGTACGTGCAATGAATGAAACACTAAAGCAAAATCGTCTTATGAGAGAGCGAGTGGATGATAATTCATTGTCCCATTCTCCAAACAATAtagttagtgatgcaaatcttcagAAAAAAGTATGTCTTTTCTTTTTTGCTAATAATGGAGCATACTTTTATTGAAACCTTCTTTCTCTGCCTGTGAATCTTCAGCATCTTACTGAACATTTCTTCTATCATGTTTCAAAACTATATCTGAGACCTATTGTTTGAACTCTTGATAGTCCCGATGACATTTGCCAATTGATACAGTTCGAATTTTTGTGTAATACTCCCTCCATTCccttttataagcaaattttgacttttaaattcattgaatatttaatgtatctagtTTATATGTAgtctaaatatatt contains the following coding sequences:
- the LOC131626755 gene encoding probable serine/threonine-protein kinase SIS8 isoform X2, whose translation is MEETREDAGPSEQGSSNVNVSWWPSDFVEKFGSVALDSQDETVINKESSRYSDKDVLSPLKASQILWRTGMLSEPIPNGFYSVIPETRLKELFDSIPTLDELHALDGEGYRADIILVDLEKDKKLSMLKQLIVALVKGLNSNPAAIIKKIAGLVSDFYKRPSVESPAKAAFDETSHIFENRGVQMLGQIKHGSCRPRAILFKVLADTVGLESRLMVGLPNDRAVECVDSYKHMSVIVVLNSTEMLVDLMRFPGQLLPKSIKAVFMSHISAAGESDSAENDSCDSPLEPNSPLFGVSESTEKEENLQFYKRFEASSNVTGLSLRNMMLRSNSSLSLSHSEPNITTSFGRRSRRKVIAEQRTASSSPEHPSFRARARSMLSGDRTEFRDFADDQATSRSSYRSDGASSSEVRRIRRRSISITPEIGDDIVRAVRAMNETLKQNRLMRERVDDNSLSHSPNNIVSDANLQKKVSNFHHGHDERPSLYSFQRDQVTSQKATSLPSSPHDYRSHASERSELSRYGVNDETESTWNKVLESQMYNNKPLLPYEGWDIDFSELTVGTRVGIGFFGEVFRGIWNGTDVAIKVFLEQDLTAENMEDFCNEISILSYLISWCMHKASTFIYGYGIYGDGIIVLLDTFEWSEEKAQLAETTKDDA